In Strigops habroptila isolate Jane chromosome 16, bStrHab1.2.pri, whole genome shotgun sequence, a genomic segment contains:
- the DRAXIN gene encoding draxin, with the protein MAIFSTFPPFLFLCVLVLSDISLAVSPDPGTKLKNVPENNNHLQNQDMWLQQPRSGHHHKHGLAKKERVHAMPSKGQPDGEEAFRTGSGAPAVEELAAEGQPAALKQNKDVFLGFELPYPERENQSPGSERGKKQNREHRRHSRRDRLKHHRGKTPDAGPSSLYKKPESFEEQFQHLQAEEATSLAPTTLLITALELAVSTEEPPALPATSPRSQARLRQDGDVMPTLDMALFDWTDYEDLKPEMWPSAKKKEKRRSKSPTSGNETVMAEGEPCDHHLDCLPGSCCDLREHLCKPHNRGLNNKCYDDCMCTEGLRCYAKFHRNRRVTRRKGRCVEPESANGEQGSFINV; encoded by the exons ATGGCAATTTTTTCcaccttccctcctttccttttcctgtgcgTGCTGGTTCTTTCTGACATCAGCCTTGCAGTCTCCCCGGACCCTGGCACAAAGCTCAAAAATGTTCCAGAGAACAACAACCATCTTCAAAACCAAGacatgtggctgcagcagcccagaagTGGCCACCACCACAAGCATGGCTTGGCCAAGAAGGAGAGGGTCCATGCCATGCCTTCTAAAGGGCAGCCAGATGGGGAAGAGGCCTTCAGAACGGGTAGTGGAGCTCCAGCTGTGGAAGAGCTGGCGGCAGAGGGACAGCCAGCAGCCCTGAAGCAGAACAAGGATGTGTTCCTGGGGTTTGAACTCCCATATCCTGAGAGGGAAAACCAGTCCCCTGGGtctgagagaggaaagaagcagaacCGAGAACATCGGCGCCACAGCCGCAGGGACAGGCTGAAACACCACCGAG GGAAGACTCCTGATGCTGGGCCAAGCTCCCTGTACAAGAAACCTGAAAGCTTTGAGGAACAGTTTCAACACCTGCAGGCGGAGGAAGCTACAAGTCTGGCTCCCACCACGCTTCTCATCACTGCACTGGAACTAGCTGTTTCCACGGAAGAGCCTCCTGCTCTTCCAGCCACATCACCACGGTCACAG GCCCGCCTCAGGCAAGATGGGGATGTGATGCCCACCCTAGATATGGCACTCTTTGACTGGACAGATTATGAGGATCTCAAACCAGAAATGTGGCCATCTGCTAAAAAGAAAG aaaaacGCCGCAGTAAGAGCCCCACCAGTGGAAATGAAACAGTGATGGCTGAAGGAGAGCCCTGTGATCATCACCTTGACTGCCTCCCAG GCTCTTGCTGTGACTTGCGTGAGCACCTCTGCAAACCACACAATCGAGGCCTTAACAACAAGTGTTATGATGACTGTATGTGCACTGAAG GGCTACGCTGTTATGCCAAATTCCACCGGAACCGAAGAGTGACCCGGAGGAAAGGGCGCTGCGTGGAGCCCGAGTCAGCCAACGGAGAGCAGGGATCATTCATTAATGTTTAG